Proteins encoded within one genomic window of Amycolatopsis nigrescens CSC17Ta-90:
- a CDS encoding FecCD family ABC transporter permease — protein MSLREHRIVDRNALVIGAFILLTLALAVLSVGTGDFPLTIGEVLKTLAGQGNKAQYLVVTGRLPRVLVAILVGAALGLAGAVFQTLTRNPLGSPDIIGFSTGSATGGVAVIVLIGGGPGPVAIGALTGGLLTAALVAALCAPHGLLSGRLLLIGIAVSSVLVGLNSYLLTRTTVEAASQASTWLVGNLAGRDWSYLLPIGVAMVLLVPAVLVCAKPLRMMEMGDDAAIGVGVDVPRLRPVLFVLAVALTAMATATAGPVPFIALTAPQIAKRLTRKPGPNLVASAFLGSCLVVAADYLGQRLVNASLLPVGVVAAALGGAYLLWMLIFQRKTR, from the coding sequence ATGAGCCTGCGCGAACATCGGATCGTCGACCGCAACGCGCTGGTGATCGGCGCGTTCATCCTGCTCACGCTGGCGCTGGCGGTGCTGTCCGTCGGCACCGGCGACTTCCCGCTGACGATAGGCGAAGTGCTGAAGACCCTGGCCGGCCAGGGCAACAAGGCGCAGTACCTGGTGGTCACCGGGCGGCTGCCGCGGGTGCTGGTGGCGATCCTGGTCGGCGCCGCACTCGGCCTCGCCGGCGCGGTCTTCCAGACGCTGACCCGCAACCCGCTCGGCAGCCCGGACATCATCGGGTTCAGCACCGGCTCGGCCACCGGCGGCGTGGCCGTGATCGTGCTCATCGGCGGCGGCCCCGGCCCGGTCGCGATCGGCGCGCTGACCGGCGGGCTGCTCACCGCGGCGCTGGTGGCCGCGTTGTGCGCGCCGCACGGGCTGCTCAGCGGGCGGCTGCTGCTGATCGGCATCGCGGTCAGCTCGGTGCTCGTCGGGCTCAACTCCTACCTGCTCACCCGCACCACGGTGGAGGCGGCCAGCCAGGCGAGCACCTGGCTGGTCGGCAACCTGGCCGGCCGCGACTGGAGCTATCTGCTGCCGATCGGGGTGGCCATGGTGCTGCTGGTGCCCGCGGTGCTCGTCTGCGCCAAGCCGCTGCGGATGATGGAGATGGGTGACGACGCGGCGATCGGGGTCGGGGTGGACGTGCCGCGGCTGCGGCCGGTGCTGTTCGTGCTCGCGGTCGCGCTGACCGCGATGGCCACCGCCACCGCCGGTCCGGTCCCGTTCATCGCGCTGACCGCCCCGCAGATCGCCAAGCGGCTGACCAGGAAGCCGGGCCCGAACCTGGTCGCATCCGCCTTCCTCGGCTCCTGCCTGGTGGTCGCCGCGGACTACCTGGGACAGCGGCTGGTGAACGCGTCGCTGCTGCCGGTCGGGGTGGTCGCGGCCGCGTTGGGCGGCGCCTATCTGCTGTGGATGCTGATTTTCCAGCGAAAGACCCGCTAA
- a CDS encoding M20/M25/M40 family metallo-hydrolase, giving the protein MACVEQRIVHETVTRLWTEDVIPSLSALVEIPALSPMFDADWALSGHLAAAVEHVREWITARQLPGATLEVVQLPGRTPVLLVDVPASTGAEDKGTVLLYGHLDKQPPVGGWADGLGPWKPVLEDGKLYGRGSADDGYAGYAAIAALEAVRAAGGEHARAVVLLETGEESGSPDLPAYLEHLEDRLGRVSFVICLDSGGNDYQRLWLTTSLRGLAQVHVTVRVLDSSQHSGLASGVVVSSFRVLRLLLDRIEDAATGALKLDELNAPIPANRQEEAKAAAALAPGSFRTTFPLVEGSRPVADDELELMLNNAWRPTLSVTGASGLPEPADAGNVLRDSTTLALSFRLPPTADAHAALAAIKERLTTDVPYGAKVELSGLETGAGWNAPDAEPWLADALERVSEQVFGEPWSSLGLGGSIPFMGLLAEKYPDAQFLVTGALGPDSNAHVPDEWLHLAQAQRVTEAVAHILAAHAAHS; this is encoded by the coding sequence ATGGCCTGCGTGGAGCAGCGAATCGTACATGAGACCGTGACCCGGCTCTGGACCGAAGACGTGATACCGAGCCTGTCCGCGCTGGTGGAGATCCCCGCGCTGTCGCCGATGTTCGACGCCGACTGGGCGCTTTCCGGCCATCTCGCCGCGGCCGTGGAGCACGTCCGGGAGTGGATCACCGCGCGGCAGTTGCCCGGTGCGACGCTCGAGGTCGTCCAGTTGCCGGGACGCACCCCGGTGCTGCTGGTGGACGTCCCGGCCAGTACCGGAGCGGAAGACAAGGGCACCGTGCTGCTCTACGGCCACCTGGACAAGCAGCCGCCGGTCGGCGGCTGGGCCGACGGGCTCGGCCCGTGGAAGCCGGTGCTCGAAGACGGCAAGCTCTACGGCCGCGGGTCCGCCGACGACGGTTACGCCGGGTACGCGGCCATTGCCGCGCTGGAAGCGGTCCGCGCGGCGGGCGGCGAGCACGCGCGGGCGGTGGTGCTGCTGGAGACCGGCGAGGAGTCCGGCAGCCCGGACCTGCCCGCCTACCTGGAGCACCTGGAAGACCGGCTGGGTCGGGTGTCCTTCGTGATCTGCCTCGACTCCGGTGGCAACGACTACCAGCGGCTCTGGCTGACCACCAGCCTGCGCGGGTTGGCGCAGGTGCACGTCACCGTGCGCGTGCTGGACTCCTCGCAGCACTCCGGACTGGCCAGCGGGGTGGTGGTCAGCTCCTTCCGGGTGCTGCGCCTGCTGCTGGACCGGATCGAGGACGCGGCCACCGGCGCGCTCAAGCTCGACGAGCTCAACGCGCCCATCCCGGCGAACCGGCAGGAGGAGGCCAAGGCCGCCGCGGCACTCGCGCCCGGCTCGTTCCGTACCACGTTCCCGCTGGTCGAAGGCTCCCGCCCGGTGGCCGACGACGAGCTGGAGCTGATGCTGAACAACGCCTGGCGGCCGACGCTGTCCGTGACCGGCGCGTCCGGTCTGCCGGAGCCCGCCGACGCCGGCAACGTGCTGCGCGACTCGACCACGCTGGCGCTGAGCTTCCGCCTCCCGCCGACCGCGGACGCCCATGCCGCGCTGGCGGCGATCAAGGAGCGGCTCACCACCGACGTGCCCTACGGCGCGAAGGTCGAGCTTTCCGGGTTGGAGACCGGCGCCGGCTGGAACGCGCCGGACGCCGAGCCCTGGCTGGCGGACGCGCTGGAGCGGGTCAGCGAGCAGGTGTTCGGCGAGCCGTGGAGCAGCCTCGGCCTCGGCGGCTCGATCCCGTTCATGGGGCTGCTCGCGGAGAAGTACCCGGACGCGCAGTTCCTGGTGACCGGCGCGCTCGGCCCTGACTCCAACGCGCACGTGCCGGACGAGTGGCTGCACCTGGCGCAGGCCCAGCGCGTCACCGAGGCCGTCGCGCACATCCTCGCCGCCCACGCCGCGCACTCCTGA
- a CDS encoding ABC transporter substrate-binding protein: MTPSSIRLSRRGFLTGVAALGTTTALAACGFQEDQPTGGGATWDYTDDRGRSLTGERPARIVAQVTAAAALWEYGIRPIGVFGPSKLPDGRPDPQVGAVDLNTVTSLGNVWGEFNADKYLSLNPQLLVSVMYVDNELWYVPKEQAGQIDKAAPSAGIDIQGLTTPQGIEKFAALAKALGADLNAPAVTEAKAAFQRADAEFAEVAKRTSSLRVMGIAALKDAVYVVNPPAMPSIKHFAQQGMQVVVPEKPDATGYYEQLSWENVNRYPADVIMYDNRFGSLTPQDLTGNATWSQLPAVKAGRLIGWNSESPLSYRAFTDQLTKVTADLRRFSGT, translated from the coding sequence ATGACCCCATCGAGTATCCGGCTTTCCCGCCGCGGCTTCCTCACCGGTGTGGCCGCGCTCGGCACCACCACCGCACTGGCCGCCTGCGGTTTTCAGGAAGACCAGCCCACCGGCGGCGGCGCCACCTGGGACTACACCGACGACCGCGGCCGCAGCCTGACCGGCGAACGCCCGGCCAGGATCGTCGCACAGGTGACCGCCGCGGCCGCGCTGTGGGAGTACGGGATCCGGCCGATCGGCGTGTTCGGGCCGTCCAAGCTGCCAGACGGCAGGCCGGACCCGCAGGTCGGCGCGGTGGACCTGAACACGGTCACGTCACTGGGCAACGTCTGGGGCGAGTTCAACGCCGACAAGTACCTCTCGCTCAACCCGCAATTGCTGGTCAGCGTGATGTACGTGGACAACGAGCTGTGGTACGTGCCCAAGGAGCAGGCCGGCCAGATCGACAAGGCCGCCCCCAGCGCCGGCATCGACATCCAGGGCCTGACCACACCGCAGGGCATCGAGAAGTTCGCCGCACTGGCCAAGGCCCTCGGCGCCGACCTGAACGCACCCGCGGTGACCGAGGCGAAGGCGGCGTTCCAGCGGGCGGACGCGGAGTTCGCCGAAGTCGCGAAGCGGACGTCGAGCCTGAGGGTGATGGGGATCGCCGCGCTGAAGGACGCGGTGTACGTCGTCAACCCGCCGGCGATGCCGTCGATCAAGCACTTCGCGCAGCAGGGCATGCAGGTGGTGGTGCCGGAGAAGCCGGACGCGACCGGCTACTACGAGCAGCTGAGCTGGGAGAACGTGAACCGCTACCCGGCCGACGTGATCATGTACGACAACCGGTTCGGCTCACTGACCCCGCAGGACCTCACCGGCAACGCCACCTGGTCGCAGCTGCCCGCGGTCAAGGCGGGCCGGCTGATCGGCTGGAACTCCGAGTCGCCGCTGAGCTACCGGGCCTTCACCGACCAGCTGACCAAGGTCACCGCCGACCTCCGCCGCTTCTCCGGCACTTGA
- a CDS encoding FecCD family ABC transporter permease yields the protein MVDLAARSKVRAPAVAFALLALAGIVLLSIAIGSNRLSLDEVLHGLFAYDGSYADAVIRDDRLPRTLLGVLVGMALGLAGALMQAITRNPVADPGLLGVNHGAAVAIVAASAAFGISAPDQLVWFAFVGALGGTALVYAVGGGRGAASPIRLVLAGVAIQAVFAGINQAMQVINTHNLDQMRFWLAGSLANRDVDALGGLLPFFAAGVVLALLLGRALNAVALGEDAATGLGANPAVTRLVGMVAVGLLCAAATAACGPIAFIGLMIPHLVRQLVGQDERWVLVLSLLLGPVLLLGCDVLGRLVGAPGEVQVGIVTDVVGGLAFLFVARRLRAVRK from the coding sequence ATGGTGGACCTCGCTGCGCGCTCGAAGGTGCGTGCTCCCGCGGTGGCCTTCGCGCTGCTGGCGCTGGCCGGGATCGTGCTGCTGTCCATCGCGATCGGCTCCAACCGGCTTTCCCTGGACGAGGTGCTGCACGGGCTGTTCGCCTACGACGGCAGCTACGCCGACGCCGTCATCCGCGACGACCGGCTGCCGCGCACCCTGCTCGGCGTGCTGGTGGGCATGGCGCTCGGGCTGGCCGGCGCGCTGATGCAGGCGATCACCAGGAACCCGGTCGCGGACCCCGGCCTGCTCGGGGTCAACCACGGCGCCGCGGTGGCGATCGTGGCCGCGTCCGCGGCCTTCGGCATCTCCGCGCCCGATCAGCTGGTCTGGTTCGCCTTCGTTGGCGCGCTCGGCGGCACCGCGCTGGTGTACGCGGTGGGCGGTGGCCGTGGCGCGGCCAGCCCGATCCGGCTGGTGCTGGCCGGGGTCGCCATCCAGGCCGTGTTCGCCGGGATCAACCAGGCCATGCAGGTGATCAACACGCACAACCTGGATCAGATGCGGTTCTGGCTGGCGGGCTCGCTGGCGAACCGGGACGTCGACGCGCTCGGCGGGCTGCTGCCGTTCTTCGCCGCCGGGGTGGTGCTGGCGCTGCTGCTCGGCCGCGCGCTCAACGCGGTGGCGCTCGGCGAGGACGCCGCCACCGGCCTCGGCGCGAACCCGGCCGTCACCAGGCTGGTCGGCATGGTCGCGGTCGGCCTGCTCTGCGCGGCCGCCACCGCGGCCTGCGGGCCGATCGCGTTCATCGGGCTGATGATCCCGCACCTTGTCCGGCAGCTGGTCGGCCAGGACGAGCGCTGGGTGCTGGTGCTGTCCCTGCTGCTCGGACCGGTGCTGCTGCTCGGCTGCGACGTGCTGGGCAGGCTGGTCGGCGCCCCCGGTGAGGTCCAGGTCGGCATCGTGACCGACGTCGTCGGCGGGCTGGCCTTCCTGTTCGTCGCGCGGCGGCTGCGGGCGGTGCGGAAATGA
- a CDS encoding ArsR/SmtB family transcription factor produces MLRIHFTAEDLGRIRLAEGPDPLWEVVLSLHVLQTERPVRPFDRWRRAALRHFTPEVRELASLTPAKGYSADFLTPATAAPGIDAGLAGIEDTPAEQLRTDISLLSRQQRLPDWAGRLAVGDRAAVAAVTRTVRSYYTAALAPLWPELEQSAAAERNRYGQLAFHGGLKLALAELHPTARWRGSVLELGYPVHQEVHLGGRGLILTPSYFCLGRPITFRDPGRPPTLVYPISATDSGALTGERPGAAALDALFGRGRARVLRAIAERPRISTTGLAGLLGISAAGASQHATVLRTAGLIYTTRTGGTARHSLTLRGRSLLR; encoded by the coding sequence ATGCTGCGAATTCACTTCACGGCGGAGGACCTCGGGCGGATCCGGCTCGCCGAAGGTCCGGATCCGCTCTGGGAAGTGGTGCTCAGCCTGCACGTCCTGCAGACCGAGCGGCCGGTCCGGCCGTTCGACCGCTGGCGCCGCGCGGCACTGCGGCACTTCACGCCCGAGGTGCGTGAGTTGGCCTCGCTCACCCCGGCGAAGGGCTATTCGGCGGATTTCCTCACCCCCGCCACGGCCGCCCCCGGGATCGACGCCGGCCTGGCCGGGATCGAGGACACCCCGGCCGAGCAGTTGCGCACCGACATCTCGCTGTTGTCCCGTCAGCAACGGCTGCCCGACTGGGCGGGCCGGCTCGCGGTCGGCGACCGGGCCGCCGTGGCGGCGGTGACCAGGACCGTGCGCTCGTACTACACCGCGGCGCTGGCACCGCTATGGCCGGAGCTGGAGCAGAGCGCGGCCGCGGAACGGAACCGGTACGGGCAGCTCGCCTTCCACGGCGGCCTCAAGCTCGCGCTGGCCGAGTTGCATCCGACCGCGCGGTGGCGCGGGTCGGTGCTGGAGCTCGGTTATCCGGTGCACCAGGAGGTGCATCTCGGCGGGCGCGGGCTGATCCTGACCCCGTCCTACTTCTGCCTCGGCCGGCCGATCACCTTCCGCGACCCTGGCCGGCCGCCGACCCTGGTCTATCCCATCTCGGCGACGGACAGCGGAGCACTGACCGGGGAGCGTCCCGGCGCCGCCGCGCTGGACGCGCTGTTCGGCCGCGGCCGGGCCAGGGTGCTGCGGGCCATCGCCGAGCGGCCGCGGATCTCCACCACCGGGCTGGCCGGGCTGCTCGGCATTTCCGCCGCCGGGGCCAGTCAGCACGCCACCGTGCTGCGCACCGCCGGACTGATCTACACCACGCGGACCGGCGGCACCGCGCGGCACTCGCTCACCCTGCGCGGCCGTTCGCTGCTGCGCTGA